One Desulfovibrio sp. UCD-KL4C genomic region harbors:
- a CDS encoding universal stress protein, which translates to MEKHFLVCVCDDGAESYSIMFMRDFFNFPCDLRLTLFYVAPQNGSWGVSNSITKGTNLLKKIKDNFLANSFCSESKVDIKSTTSRGAIVREFVQEGHKGLYDAVIFGQQSLSAFEELFDYSIPSRMIWEDINFPLWFCKYPHEIPKKDVLLCLGSGAPSQRITDHVGYVLNEDAAHSITLLHVHNRKKKQKESSKFLFEEARVNLIANGIEESRITQKVVEGSNVAKAIHAEALRGHYSVVAIGRDFHDKTTKEKLLPESVSAQLLRKLEGAALWISK; encoded by the coding sequence ATGGAAAAGCATTTTCTGGTTTGTGTCTGTGATGACGGGGCAGAGTCATATTCAATTATGTTTATGAGAGATTTTTTCAATTTTCCTTGTGATCTTCGCCTGACTCTTTTTTATGTAGCGCCCCAAAACGGTTCATGGGGTGTTTCTAATTCCATCACGAAGGGTACAAATCTTCTTAAAAAAATAAAAGATAATTTTTTAGCTAATAGTTTTTGTAGTGAAAGCAAGGTTGATATTAAGAGCACTACTTCCAGAGGAGCCATAGTCAGAGAATTTGTTCAGGAAGGGCATAAAGGTTTGTATGACGCTGTTATCTTTGGACAGCAGTCTCTTTCAGCCTTTGAAGAATTATTTGATTACAGCATTCCAAGCCGGATGATTTGGGAGGATATAAATTTCCCCTTGTGGTTCTGCAAATATCCGCATGAAATTCCAAAGAAGGATGTTCTACTATGCCTTGGGAGCGGGGCTCCTTCGCAGAGGATTACAGACCATGTCGGATATGTTCTCAATGAAGATGCCGCCCATTCTATAACTCTTTTGCATGTGCACAATCGCAAAAAAAAACAAAAAGAAAGCTCAAAATTTTTGTTTGAAGAAGCTCGTGTGAATCTTATAGCTAACGGGATTGAAGAATCTCGTATTACCCAGAAGGTTGTAGAAGGCTCAAACGTAGCAAAAGCTATACATGCCGAGGCGTTGCGAGGGCATTATTCTGTTGTAGCAATTGGCCGCGATTTTCATGACAAAACTACTAAAGAAAAACTACTCCCCGAGTCGGTAAGTGCACAACTCTTGCGTAAGCTTGAGGGAGCGGCTCTGTGGATAAGTAAATAA
- a CDS encoding TPM domain-containing protein, giving the protein MILNFAPQGKSRQEKFLRFLGMIAIFVIVGWAFWQNNERTLEKLQGRNAVWDQTKTLSDADRHYIKGFIRSMRSKFGVTTKVHILKDQITEISPGQNEMLITISPAYGQVSLKIPGLVAHALGKKFIDDLEYKHFTGKFKNDTWPLALQTALAMIWQKLISVDSSLPSEYEQQDVLKNGEARGKVNAPEPPAATHK; this is encoded by the coding sequence ATGATTCTTAATTTTGCTCCGCAAGGGAAATCCCGCCAAGAGAAATTTCTTAGATTTCTCGGAATGATTGCAATTTTTGTAATTGTCGGATGGGCTTTCTGGCAAAACAATGAGCGGACGCTTGAAAAGCTTCAAGGACGAAATGCAGTTTGGGATCAAACCAAAACTTTGAGCGATGCGGATCGACATTACATAAAGGGATTTATAAGAAGTATGCGTTCAAAATTCGGTGTAACAACAAAAGTTCACATTCTTAAAGACCAAATCACGGAAATTTCACCTGGACAAAATGAAATGCTTATCACCATCTCGCCTGCGTACGGACAGGTTTCATTAAAAATTCCGGGGCTTGTTGCTCATGCATTGGGTAAAAAGTTTATTGACGACCTTGAATATAAACATTTTACAGGAAAGTTTAAAAACGATACGTGGCCTTTGGCCCTACAAACGGCTCTAGCCATGATCTGGCAAAAATTGATCAGCGTGGACAGTTCTTTGCCCAGCGAATATGAGCAGCAAGATGTTTTAAAAAATGGCGAAGCCCGCGGCAAAGTAAATGCACCTGAGCCGCCTGCAGCAACACATAAGTAA
- the hemW gene encoding radical SAM family heme chaperone HemW, with product MSLIPAFFNAPLLQGDGKEARNLLVYIHVPFCVRKCHYCSFHSQIFNQVTFAWYMKTLLSEIELWGRRLKKPKIGTIYFGGGTPSLIPPFQLELIMDALRKHFTFVRGMEITIEVNPDSANDESYFKYLISMGINRLSIGFQSLDDRNLMVLGRPHSARQAAETYYMARKAGFGNISIDLIWGLPRQKMKDWNNELKAVVKLKPEHISSYGLSIEPDTVFGKNRKEIEPELPPDSEQARMFIYGAEFLESMGYIQYEISNFARMGFVSRHNSGYWDRLDYLGLGPSAVSTIGNRRFTNPLFMDEYDAAVRGGFLGEDFEELTDEIKVQELVMLSLRTTRGLKLSDYKEMSGRDLLKEKNAVITALHKNGLIRMSAGFLRLTKNGMLVSNSILQSLAFD from the coding sequence ATGTCTCTTATCCCGGCCTTTTTTAATGCTCCTTTGTTACAGGGAGATGGAAAAGAAGCGAGAAATCTTCTTGTCTATATTCACGTGCCTTTTTGCGTGCGCAAGTGTCATTATTGTTCTTTTCATTCCCAGATTTTTAATCAAGTGACATTTGCATGGTACATGAAAACGCTTCTGTCAGAGATTGAGCTTTGGGGGCGCAGACTTAAAAAGCCTAAAATAGGGACAATTTATTTTGGCGGTGGTACACCAAGTCTTATTCCTCCGTTTCAGCTCGAACTGATTATGGATGCACTTCGCAAGCATTTTACTTTTGTCCGTGGAATGGAAATTACTATCGAAGTTAATCCTGATTCTGCAAATGATGAGTCATATTTTAAGTATTTAATTTCTATGGGAATTAATAGGCTGAGCATTGGTTTTCAAAGCCTTGATGATCGCAATTTGATGGTCTTGGGTAGACCCCATTCTGCTAGACAGGCCGCAGAAACTTACTATATGGCCCGCAAGGCCGGATTCGGGAACATCAGTATTGACCTTATTTGGGGCTTACCGCGTCAGAAAATGAAGGACTGGAATAATGAGTTGAAGGCTGTGGTTAAGCTTAAGCCTGAGCATATTTCTTCCTACGGGCTGAGTATTGAACCGGATACCGTGTTCGGTAAAAATAGAAAGGAAATAGAGCCTGAACTTCCACCGGACAGTGAACAGGCTCGTATGTTTATATATGGTGCTGAATTTCTTGAATCTATGGGATATATTCAATACGAAATTTCAAATTTTGCGAGGATGGGATTTGTCTCCCGTCATAACAGCGGATATTGGGACAGGCTTGATTATCTGGGGCTGGGTCCTTCTGCCGTATCCACAATAGGCAATCGCAGGTTTACTAATCCGCTTTTTATGGACGAATATGATGCCGCTGTACGTGGCGGATTTTTAGGTGAAGATTTCGAAGAGCTGACTGATGAAATAAAAGTTCAGGAACTGGTTATGCTTAGTCTGAGAACTACGCGTGGGCTTAAGCTCTCAGACTACAAAGAAATGTCTGGAAGAGATTTGCTAAAAGAGAAGAATGCAGTCATAACTGCTTTGCACAAAAACGGGCTTATCCGTATGAGTGCAGGCTTCTTGAGACTTACAAAGAACGGAATGCTGGTCTCCAACTCAATATTGCAGTCTCTTGCGTTTGATTAG
- a CDS encoding phosphomannomutase/phosphoglucomutase, producing MKAVNKEIFRAYDIRGIVDVDFDEEWVENLGRACGTWFRSKGWDRAVIGHDCRHSSPAYQAAILRGLNMSGIDVLFLNLVPTPAFYFAAKKLNYKAGIVITASHNPPEFNGFKIWGKDTTIHSGDIQDIYKLMESKDFISGTGIASFHNIIPSYIEDLLSGIKLKRPVKVVLDGGNGAGGHIALDMLSRAGAEVIPLYCVPDGDFPNHHPDPVVEDYMGDLLKTVVEHGAEAGIGLDGDADRIGAVDETGKLIPGDRLLAIYAQDMLSKIPGEMVIGDVKCSHLLFEDISNHGGNPLMAKTGHSIMKAKMTETGAGLGGEMSGHIFFADRFYGFDDGLYAALRLIEILSQKEKPLSQMLEDWPETFFTPEIRIDCPENIKFELVELATAELKKEYNVIDIDGARVIFEDGWALIRASNTQPALTLRFEASSPKRLQQVRNLIESLLSRLTEELSL from the coding sequence ATGAAAGCCGTTAACAAAGAAATTTTCAGGGCATACGATATCCGCGGGATAGTAGATGTAGATTTTGATGAAGAATGGGTTGAAAATCTTGGTCGCGCCTGCGGGACGTGGTTCAGAAGTAAGGGCTGGGATCGTGCTGTTATCGGACATGACTGCAGACACAGTTCACCGGCTTATCAGGCGGCTATTCTACGCGGGCTTAACATGTCCGGCATTGATGTTCTTTTCCTCAATCTTGTACCGACCCCTGCGTTCTATTTCGCCGCAAAAAAATTAAACTACAAAGCCGGAATAGTAATAACTGCCAGCCACAACCCTCCTGAATTTAACGGTTTCAAAATATGGGGTAAAGACACAACTATTCACAGCGGCGATATTCAAGATATTTACAAGCTCATGGAGAGCAAAGATTTCATTAGTGGAACAGGAATAGCCTCCTTTCATAATATCATCCCGTCTTACATCGAAGACCTACTTTCGGGCATAAAGCTGAAACGACCAGTAAAAGTTGTGCTGGACGGCGGGAACGGAGCAGGAGGGCATATTGCTCTGGATATGCTTAGCCGTGCAGGAGCAGAGGTTATACCTTTGTACTGCGTACCGGATGGAGATTTTCCCAACCATCATCCGGACCCTGTAGTAGAAGACTACATGGGCGACCTACTCAAAACAGTTGTAGAGCATGGAGCGGAAGCCGGAATCGGTCTTGACGGTGATGCTGACAGGATAGGCGCCGTTGATGAGACTGGAAAACTTATACCAGGAGATCGCCTTTTAGCTATCTATGCACAGGATATGCTTAGCAAAATACCCGGAGAAATGGTTATTGGTGATGTTAAATGCAGCCACTTGCTGTTCGAGGATATCAGCAACCACGGCGGCAACCCTCTCATGGCAAAAACAGGCCATTCCATAATGAAAGCCAAGATGACAGAAACAGGTGCTGGACTCGGCGGAGAAATGAGCGGGCATATCTTTTTTGCCGATCGATTCTATGGCTTTGATGACGGTTTATACGCAGCTCTTCGGCTCATCGAAATTCTTTCACAGAAAGAAAAACCCCTTTCGCAGATGCTTGAAGACTGGCCTGAAACATTTTTCACGCCTGAAATACGCATCGACTGCCCTGAAAATATTAAATTTGAACTTGTCGAACTTGCAACGGCTGAACTGAAAAAAGAATACAATGTCATCGATATTGACGGGGCGAGAGTGATCTTTGAGGACGGCTGGGCACTTATCAGGGCTTCAAACACTCAACCGGCTTTAACTCTGCGCTTCGAAGCTTCTTCCCCTAAGAGGCTACAACAAGTACGGAATTTAATTGAATCGCTTCTATCCCGTTTGACCGAAGAGCTTAGTTTATAA
- a CDS encoding epoxyqueuosine reductase QueH, with protein MVSKRILLHACCGPCSITTVDILRDQGFEVSAFYYNPNIHPLKEYVRRRDTFLEVAEKMNLKVIGSTTEYDSQKWFRNAAFRETNRCFHCYADRLERTLSIAKRGGFDFFTTTLLYSKFQKHDVIATLGRDMAGAGACGFYYYDFREGWKEGIERSKEMGIYRQQYCGCLFSENERYAKDLINS; from the coding sequence ATGGTTTCTAAAAGAATTTTACTTCATGCTTGCTGCGGTCCCTGTTCAATTACAACAGTTGATATCTTGCGTGATCAGGGTTTTGAGGTATCTGCTTTTTATTACAATCCTAATATTCATCCCCTTAAAGAATATGTCCGGCGTAGGGATACTTTTTTAGAAGTTGCCGAAAAGATGAACCTTAAGGTTATCGGCAGCACTACAGAATATGACTCACAAAAATGGTTCAGGAATGCTGCATTTCGAGAAACAAATCGGTGTTTCCATTGTTATGCAGACAGGCTTGAACGGACTTTGTCCATTGCTAAGAGAGGAGGTTTTGATTTTTTTACAACAACTCTTCTTTACAGTAAATTTCAAAAGCATGACGTAATTGCAACGCTGGGTAGAGATATGGCCGGAGCTGGAGCGTGTGGTTTTTATTATTACGACTTCCGCGAAGGCTGGAAAGAGGGCATAGAGCGTTCAAAAGAGATGGGGATTTATCGTCAGCAGTATTGCGGGTGTCTTTTCAGTGAAAATGAACGTTACGCTAAAGATTTGATAAATTCTTAG
- the rnhA gene encoding ribonuclease HI: MPNKKITIYTDGSCLGNPGRGGYGAVLLFNEHRNELSQGYKHTTNNRMEMRAVIAALTELKEPCDVTLYTDSQYVKNAFTKKWLANWQKNGWKTAAKKPVKNKDLWQLFIPLMAKHNVTFRWVKGHSGDPENERCDELARNAAGSSNLIQDDEE, translated from the coding sequence ATGCCGAATAAGAAAATAACAATATATACTGATGGGTCATGCCTCGGAAATCCCGGTCGCGGCGGATACGGCGCAGTTCTGCTTTTTAATGAACACCGCAACGAACTTTCACAAGGGTATAAACATACTACTAACAACCGTATGGAAATGCGCGCAGTGATTGCGGCCCTTACAGAACTGAAAGAACCTTGCGACGTTACTCTTTACACAGATTCACAGTATGTAAAAAATGCTTTCACTAAAAAATGGTTAGCGAACTGGCAAAAAAACGGCTGGAAAACAGCGGCTAAAAAGCCTGTTAAAAATAAAGACCTCTGGCAGCTATTCATTCCCCTGATGGCCAAACACAACGTGACTTTTCGCTGGGTCAAAGGTCATTCTGGCGATCCAGAAAATGAACGCTGTGATGAACTTGCCCGTAACGCAGCAGGATCAAGCAATTTGATTCAGGATGATGAGGAATAA
- a CDS encoding Rne/Rng family ribonuclease, translating to MTNKKRKEKMFISVLPEEQVEVALTQEGQVIEYYVEMLHQAKTKGNIYKGYIHNIDAALQAAFINYGADRNGFLQVDEIHPEYYQGTYTLKKGHRYPLLQKVLKPGQEIFVQVVKEPTGKKGAFLSSYLSIPGRYFVLTPGREQIGISRKIEDEKERERLKEIIDSVNPGDGVGVIVRTASMGQSKSALTRDFKFLTRLWNDIRTKGQDLQPPALVYEEMGLASRSVRDYLSSDVTEIWVDDKETAEQVQKLAALSFPRRNNLVKLHADTDKSLWERFNLVKQIEQIYGREVNLPSGGRLVFDQTEALTAIDINSGKIGGERNFKEMALKTNKESAEMIACQLKLRDLGGQVVIDFIEMKDPKHCREVEKTMRSALKTDRARTDVGRISRFGLMELVRQRLGSSAIAVSTEPCPCCQGTGMRRNMEWQSMQALKDIYRMLRRPNCTSPLNYEAEEELALYLLNHKRPAIVNYEKAFGTKINIEIQWAE from the coding sequence ATGACAAACAAGAAAAGAAAAGAAAAAATGTTTATCAGCGTTCTGCCTGAAGAACAGGTGGAAGTTGCGCTGACTCAGGAAGGTCAGGTCATTGAGTATTATGTTGAAATGCTCCATCAGGCCAAGACCAAAGGCAATATTTACAAAGGGTATATCCACAATATTGACGCTGCGCTTCAAGCGGCTTTCATTAACTACGGAGCCGACCGTAACGGCTTTTTACAGGTCGATGAAATTCATCCCGAATACTATCAGGGAACCTATACTCTTAAAAAAGGTCATAGGTATCCATTATTACAGAAGGTTTTAAAACCGGGGCAGGAAATTTTTGTTCAGGTCGTTAAAGAACCTACCGGTAAGAAAGGTGCGTTTTTATCCTCGTATCTGTCTATCCCGGGTCGCTATTTTGTGCTCACTCCCGGACGGGAACAGATAGGTATTTCCCGCAAGATAGAAGATGAAAAAGAGCGCGAAAGACTTAAAGAAATCATCGATTCAGTTAATCCCGGTGATGGCGTTGGGGTTATTGTTCGTACTGCAAGCATGGGGCAGAGCAAATCCGCGCTGACCAGAGATTTTAAATTTCTCACCAGACTTTGGAATGACATCAGGACAAAGGGGCAGGATCTTCAGCCTCCAGCTCTTGTTTATGAAGAAATGGGGCTGGCATCACGTTCTGTTCGCGATTATCTCTCTTCAGATGTGACTGAAATATGGGTAGATGATAAGGAAACCGCAGAGCAGGTGCAAAAGCTTGCAGCGCTGTCTTTTCCGAGACGTAACAATCTCGTTAAGCTTCATGCAGATACTGATAAATCCCTTTGGGAACGGTTTAATCTGGTTAAACAAATTGAGCAGATCTACGGGCGTGAAGTAAATCTCCCCTCCGGTGGACGGTTGGTATTTGACCAGACAGAAGCTCTTACTGCAATTGATATCAACTCCGGTAAGATCGGCGGGGAACGCAATTTTAAAGAAATGGCTCTCAAAACTAATAAAGAGAGTGCTGAAATGATTGCCTGTCAGCTTAAGCTTCGCGACCTCGGCGGACAGGTTGTTATCGACTTTATTGAAATGAAAGACCCCAAGCACTGTCGTGAGGTTGAAAAGACTATGCGCTCAGCTCTTAAGACTGACCGCGCACGAACTGATGTAGGACGTATTTCGCGCTTCGGGCTTATGGAGTTAGTTCGTCAGCGTTTAGGGTCGTCTGCTATTGCGGTCAGCACAGAACCTTGTCCTTGCTGTCAGGGGACTGGGATGAGACGCAATATGGAATGGCAGTCCATGCAGGCGCTTAAAGATATTTATAGAATGCTTAGAAGACCGAACTGTACTTCGCCACTTAATTATGAGGCGGAAGAAGAGCTTGCCCTGTATCTTTTGAATCATAAACGTCCAGCAATTGTTAATTACGAAAAAGCATTCGGTACGAAGATTAATATAGAGATTCAGTGGGCTGAATAA